Proteins encoded together in one Benincasa hispida cultivar B227 chromosome 1, ASM972705v1, whole genome shotgun sequence window:
- the LOC120072365 gene encoding uncharacterized protein LOC120072365: protein MQFLFYLILCSVFLNSSVLQAASMAATLSFPPFPLDRQGSTRMLKDFLQETNANGITSSKFKPASFKALAIHAVVAAVKRISFPSMKSPKIFPRSLSRRLLRKTERNEREIGGDFVVKIKDIIRWKSFRDLVDETAAAPSLDFADSPDRYTAAATTTTTTTTTGSYSSSWCESDFMAEDLPSPSWRDWSEDGGDGAVGKMHFPCVGEDSMETTVAFAENDKKVNINALSRRDDNKEQNVLDKSTKWVLEDVEEAISLPKNGRLTQSYGMDRLLLEFIRRELAYVRDDDERVRNDDKIRRKKGKEEEDGQDWFLSHKGKETYMREMEREGKWEVFGVEEKIELGLQFEGEILGCLVDEILLDTLQL from the exons atgcaatttttattttatttgattttgtgCTCTGTTTTTCTCAATTCCTCTGTTCTTCAAGCTGCTTCAATGGCGGCTACTCTGTCGTTTCCCCCTTTTCCTTTGGATCGACAAGGATCCACCAGAATGCTCAAGGATTTTCTTCAGGAAACCAATGCAAATGGAATCACATCTTCTAAATTCAAACCGGCGTCGTTTAAAGCTCTGGCTATCCATGCCGTCGTCGCCGCCGTGAAGAGGATCTCGTTTCCGTCTATGAAATCGCCAAAGATTTTCCCTCGAAGTCTTTCGCGGAGGCTGTTGCGGAAAACAGAGAGAAATGAGAGAGAAATCGGAGGCGATTTCGTTGTTAAGATTAAGGACATCATTCGGTGGAAATCGTTTAGGGATTTGGTCGACGAGACAGCGGCGGCTCCATCGCTTGATTTCGCCGATTCGCCGGATCGTTACACGGCCGCCGCTACGACtacgacgacgacgacgacaACTGGCAGTTATAGTTCGAGCTGGTGCGAGAGCGATTTCATGGCGGAGGATTTGCCGTCGCCGTCGTGGAGAGATTGGTCCGAGGACGGTGGCGACGGCGCAGTAGGAAAAATGCATTTCCCATGTGTCGGTGAGGATTCGATGGAAACGACAGTGGCTTTCGCAGAAAACGACAAAAAG GTAAATATAAATGCATTATCAAGACGAGACGAtaataaagaacaaaatgtaCTGGACAAAAGTACAAAATGGGTATTAGAAGACGTCGAGGAAGCAATTTCATTACCAAAAAATGGTAGATTGACACAAAGTTATGGTATGGATAGGCTGCTTTTAGAATTTATTCGACGAGAACTCGCATACGTTCGAGATGACGATGAACGAGTGAGAAACGATGACAAAATTAGGAGAAAGAAAGGcaaagaagaggaagatgggCAAGATTGGTTTTTGTCTCACAAGGGGAAGGAAACTTATATGAGAGAAATGGAGAGGGAAGGAAAATGGGAGGTGTTTGGTGTTGAGGAGAAAATTGAATTAGGGTTACAATTTGAAGGGGAGATTTTGGGATGTTTGGTTGATGAAATTCTACTTGATACTCTCCAATTATGA